The Arthrobacter sp. D5-1 genome segment CCCTAGCGCCAGCGGCCATCGCCACAGTGCCCGGCAAACAGCAGATCCTGGCCGAATTCGCTGGCAGGCGGCCCAGCGAGTGGGGGCTGCACATTACGGGAGTGGTGAACAATTCGCCGTCGAAGCACGTGGCGTTGACATTCGATGCGTGCGGCGGCCCTGGGGGTACTGGTTGCGACCACGCCCTGCTGACGACACTCCGCCGGCTCAATGTCCCGGCGACGCTCTTCATCAACAGCCGCTGGCTCCACGCCAACCCATCGCTGGCCGCCGAGCTGGCCGCCGACCCACTGTTCGAACTTGCCAACCACGGCACCCTGCATCAGCCGCTCTCCGTCAACGGGAGGTCTGCCTACGGGATCCCTGGGACGGCCAATGCCGCTGCTGCCTACGACGAGTTGATGGGAAACCAGGCGCTGATGCGTGAACTCGACGGCTCCGCTCCCAGGTTCTTCCGGCCGGGAACCGCCTTCTACGACGATGTCGCTGTGGAGATGACACGCAGGCTTGGGATGCTGCCGGTCAACTTCACCATCAACGGGGACGGTGGGGCCACCTATCCGGCGGCCACCGTCGCAGCCGAGGTGGCTCGCGCAGCTGCCGGTGACATCGTTATTTCGCACTTCAACAGGCCGGCGGCGGGCACTGCCGAAGGCTATGCCCGGGCTCTGCCGGGGATGCTGGACCGGGGCGCCACGTTCGCCCGCCTGGGAGACGTGCTGACCACGTGACACTCCTTTTGACCCTGCTTTGCCAATGCGACTAGAATAAACGGGCGTGTACTACGTGCATGCATCCATTTTGTATTAATCCACAAATCAGGATGACCCGGTATTTTGCCGTGTTCTGCCGTCCGGACCCGGACGGCAGCGGTTTGCCTGACCGACTCACTATCCACAACGGAGCCCCTACTACATGACCATCACCTCCACCGAGAAGCCCGGTACCCCCGTAGTCGCTATTAACGACATCGGTACCGCTGAGGACTTCCTCGCAGCTGTCGACGCCACCATCAAGTACTTCAACGACGGAGACCTCGTCGAAGGTACCGTCGTCAAGGTCGACCGCGACGAAGTCCTGCTCGACATCGGTTACAAGACCGAAGGTGTCATCCCTTCCCGCGAGCTTTCCATCAAGCACGATGTTGATCCCGGTGACGTTGTCGCCGTTGGCGATCAGGTCGAAGCTTTGGTTCTCACCAAGGAAGACAAAGAAGGCCGTCTGATCCTCTCCAAGAAGCGTGCTCAGTACGAGCGCGCCTGGGGCGACATCGAGAAGGTCAAGGAAGAAGACGGTGTCGTCACCGGTACCGTCATCGAGGTTGTCAAGGGTGGCCTCATCCTGGACATCGGCCTGCGTGGCTTCCTGCCCGCATCCCTCGTCGAGATGCGCCGCGTCCGCGACCTCGCTCCGTACATCGGTCAGCAGATCGAAGCCAAGATCATCGAGCTGGACAAGAACCGCAACAACGTTGTGCTGTCCCGCCGTGCATGGCTCGAGCAGACCCAGTCCGAGGTTCGCTCCACGTTCCTCAACAAGCTGGAAAAGGGCCAGGTTCGTCCGGGCGTTGTTTCCTCCATCGTCAACTTCGGTGCCTTCGTGGACCTGGGCGGCGTAGACGGCCTCGTTCACGTTTCCGAGCTGTCCTGGAAGCACATCGACCACCCCTCCGAGGTTGTCGAGGTTGGCCAGGAAGTCACCGTCGAGGTCCTCGAAGTGGATCTGGACCGCGAGCGTGTCTCCCTGTCGCTCAAGGCTACGCAGGAAGATCCGTGGCAGACCTTCGCCCGCACCCACGCCCTCGGCCAGGTTGTTCCGGGTAAGGTCACCAAGCTGGTTCCGTTCGGTGCGTTCGTTCGCGTCGAAGACGGCATCGAAGGCCTCGTGCACATCTCCGAGCTGGCTGTCCGCCACGTGGAGCTCGCCGAGCAGGTTGTCTCCGTTGGCGACGAACTGTTCGTCAAGGTCATCGACATCGACCTCGAGCGTCGCCGTATCTCCCTCTCCCTCAAGCAGGCTAACGAGGGCGTTGACGCTGACAGCACCGAGTTCGATCCCGCTCTGTACGGCATGGCCGCTGAGTACGACGAAGAGGGCAACTACAAGTACCCTGAGGGCTTCGACCCCGAGTCGAACGAATGGCTCGAAGGCTACGAGACCCAGCGTGCAGCTTGGGAGCAGCAGTACGCTGACGCCCAGACCCGTTGGGAAGCCCACAAGAAGCAGGTTGCCCAGCACGCTGCTGACGACGCTGCTGCTGCAACGTCCGGTGAGAGCGATTCCGGCACCACGAGCTACTCCTCGGAGCCGGCTGCTGCTGAGTCCAACACCGGCGGCGGTACCCTGGCGTCCGACGAAGCACTCGCCGCACTGCGTGAGAAGCTGACCGGCAACTAATTCCGCCTCCCTCACGGGATGTGCTGAACAGCCAAAGAAGGACCCCTGCCTCCGGGCAGGGGTCCTTCTGCTTAAAGCCTTCGCGATGCGGGAACTGCTCAGCGGCGGACGTCTACCCACTCAGTTCCCTGGGGCCGCAGCTCAAGATGTCCAGCCGTGAGGGAAGCCAACCGCGCGCGTGCCTCGGAGATGGCCGTTGCCTCGTCGGGCAAGGCGAGGTGAAGCACCGTGTGCTGGGGTTCGTATCCGGTGTCCGCCATGACGTACCCGGCGCCGCGAAGCTCGTTTTCCAAGCGGCCGGCTTCGGCATGGGGGACGTCGATGGCGCACAGACGCAATCTTCGCCGGAGAACCAATGGAGCCTCGTCCAAACCAGCGGACACCGATTCGGAGTACGCGCGGACCAGTCCGCCCGCGCCCAGCAAAATCCCACCGAAATAGCGCACGACGACGACACTGACGTCGCTGAGGTCCGTCACCCTTGGTGAGGTCTCCCGTTTGATGAGCGCCTCCAGCATGGGGATACCCGCAGTTCCCGACGGTTCCCCGTCGTCGCTGGAACGTTGGATCATCCGATCCGGACCTATGACGAAGGCTGAGCAGTGGTGTCGGGCGTCGTGGAATTCACGCCGAAGATCATTGACCAGTGAGCGCGCGGTTTGCTCATCAGGTGAGCGCCGAAGGACTGTGATGAACCGGGACCGCCGGATCTCCAGTTCGTGGCGGAAATCCGGACCAACCGCGAGGGTCGTATACGTTGTCGCGCGGCTGTCATCCTCATTTTCCACCGCTTCAGTCTAGTGTTGGAGGGTGCTGAAGATTGGGTTGACGGGCGGCATCGCCTCGGGGAAATCGCTGGTGGCGTCCAGATTGCGGGAATTGGGTGCAATCCTTGTGGACGCTGACCTCCTTGCGCGGGAAGTGGTGGAACCTGGAACTCCTGGGCTGGCCCGCGTTGTGGAAGCATTCGGCCCTGGAATCCTCGACTCTGATGGAAGGCTTGATCGGCCCAAACTCGGAGCTATCGTGTTCCACGATCCTTCGCAGCGCGAGGTGCTCAATGGCATCATTCACCCGCTGGTCCGCGAAGCAGCAGGGGCGATCGTTTCAGCAGCCGGCCCCGGCTATATCGTTGTCCAGGACATTCCACTGCTGGTCGAGACCGGGCAGGGCAGCAACTTCCACTTGGTGGTGGTGGTGGATGCGCCGGAGCCGGTGCGCGTCCAACGCATGGTGGATTTCCGGGCGATGACTCCCGACGATGCCCGAGCCCGTATCGCGGCCCAGGCCACGCGGGAAGAACGCAACGCGGCTGCCGATGTTGTCCTGGTCAACGACGGTGACCGCGAAGAGCTCCTCGCGAAGGTTGAGGCGTTATGGACGGACAGGCTGTTGCCTTTTGCCAGGAATCTCAGCCAGGGAACAAGGGCTGAACGGCACGTAGGGCCGGTCATGACGCCATACAACAGCGACTGGAGCAGGCAGGCTGACCGCCTCGCCGCCCGTATTGCCGTTGCTGCCCCCCAGCAGATCCTCGCGGTGGACCACGTCGGCTCTACATCGGTGCCGGGACTGGCGGCCAAGGATGTGATCGACCTTCAGGTGGCGGTGGCCGATCTCGAGGCCGCCGATCTGATGGCGAATCAACTCGCTGCAGCAGGGTTCCCGGCAATTCCGGGAGTCAACCGGGACACACCAAAACCCGCCCGGCCCGATCCCGCAGAATGGCAGAAGCGGTTCCACGCCAACGCCGATCCCGGCCGGCCGGTGAATCTGCATGTCCGCGTGGCCGGGTCGCCGGGGTGGCGGTATGCCCTGCTGTTCCGTGACTGGTTGCGCTCTGAACCCTCCGCTACCGCGCTGTACGAGGCGCACAAGCGCACGTTGGCGGCCACGTTTGCGGGGGAGAGCGGCACCGCTGCCTACGCCGATGCCAAGGAGCCTTGGTTTACCGACGTTGCCTGGCCACTCATGGATGAGTGGGCCAAACGCACAGGCTGGCTGCCGCCGTCGTATTTGTCTTCAGCTGAAGGCAAACGCGGACAGTAGCTGTCCTGGGGCAGGGGTAGATTGGTTTTATGAGCCTTGCCCAGGAAATCAACCGTGTCGTCGCACCTTTCGAAGTAATCAGTGAGTTCAAGCCCGCCGGTGACCAGCCGACAGCCATTGCAGAACTGACGGAACGCATCAACAACGGTGAAAAAGACGTCGTCCTCCTCGGCGCCACTGGTACGGGTAAGAGTGCCACCACGGCGTGGCTCATCGAACAGGTCCAGCGACCCACCTTGGTGATGGTCCAGAACAAGACACTCGCCGCGCAGCTGGCCAATGAGTTCAGGGAGCTGCTGCCCAACAACGCAGTGGAGTATTTTGTCTCCTACTACGACTACTACCAACCCGAAGCATATGTAGCACAGACGGATACCTTCATTGAGAAAGATTCCTCCATTAATGAGGAAGTGGAACGCCTCCGGCACTCTGCCACCAATGCCCTGCTGACCCGTCGCGACGTCATCGTGGTGGCCACGGTGTCCTGCATCTACGGTCTGGGCACGCCCGAAGAGTACATCGCCGGCATGGTGACGCTCCGCAAGGGGGCGGAAATGAATCGGGACCACCTCCTGCGCAAGTTCGTCTCCATGCAGTACGCCCGCAACGACATGGACTTCCACCGGGGAACGTTCCGCGTCCGTGGTGACACCGTGGAGATTATCCCCATGTACGAGGAACTGGCCATCAGGATCGAGTTCTTCGGTGACGAGATCGAGAACATCCAAACCCTCCATCCCCTGACCGGAGAGGTTCTCCGCGACGAAGAGGAGATGTACGTTTTCCCGGCATCGCACTATGTTGCCGGTCCGGAGCGCATGGCCCGTGCCATCAAGCGCATCGAAGATGAACTCGCTGACCGTTTGAAGGTCCTCGAAGGCCAGAACAAGCTGGTGGAGGCGCAGCGCCTCCGGATGCGCACCACGTACGATCTCGAGATGATGCAGCAGATGGGTTTCTGCAACGGCATTGAGAACTACTCCGTTCACATTGACGGCCGTAATCCCGGGACCGCCCCGCATTGCCTCATCGACTACTTCCCGGACGACTTCCTGCTGGTCGTCGACGAATCACATGTCACCATCCCGCAGATTGGTGCCATGTATGAGGGCGACATGTCACGCAAGCGGAACCTCGTGGACTTCGGCTTCCGCCTCCCATCCGCCATGGACAACAGGCCACTGAAGTGGGATGAGTTCCTGGAACGCATCGGCCAGACGGTGTACCTGTCCGCAACTCCCGGTAAGTATGAGCTCGGCAAAGCTGACGGTTATGTGCAGCAGATCATTCGTCCCACCGGCCTCATCGATCCCGAGGTAGTGGTCAAGCCCACCAAGGGTCAGATCGACGACCTGCTCGGTGAAATCAGGACCCGCACGGAAAAGAATGAACGCGTTCTGGTCACCACGTTAACCAAGCGCATGGCGGAGGATCTCACAGATTACCTGGTGGGCCACGGCGTCAAGGTGGAGTACTTGCACTCCGACGTCGACACCCTCCGGCGCGTGGAACTGCTCCGTGAGCTGCGAATGGGCGTGTTCGATGTCCTCGTAGGCATCAACCTCCTCCGCGAAGGCCTTGACCTGCCTGAGGTTTCCCTCGTCAGCATCCTCGACGCTGACAAGGAAGGTTTCCTGCGTTCTTCCACCTCGCTCATCCAGACCATCGGCCGCGCAGCGCGTAACGTGTCAGGCCAAGTCCACATGTACGCGGACCGGATTACCGACTCCATGGCCCACGCCATTGAAGAAACCAACCGGCGCCGTGCCATCCAGGTGCAGTACAACACGGACCATGGCATTGATCCGCAGCCGTTGCGGAAGAAAATTGCTGATATCACGGACCAGTTGGCCAAGGAAGACGCAGACACCCAGGAACTGCTCAACAACAACCGACTCGCCAAGGGCGGCAAACGCGGCAAGTCGGCAGCCAAGGGTGCGGCGACAGTTCGGCAGGATGGCCTTGCCGCCGCTCCCGCCGAGGACCTGGTGGGACTCATTGAGCAACTCACCGAACAGATGCACGGGGCGGCTGCTGAGCTGCAGTTCGAAGTCGCTGCCCGCATCCGTGACGAAGTCAAGGAGTTGAAGCGCGAATTACGTCAGATGCAGTCCGCCGGGCACGCCTAAGGTAAGGTTTAGGTCACGTAGGGGAGTATCCCAAGCGCTACGTCCGTCAGCACGCAAGGCACAGATGCCTCGCCGGATCTAGCGGGCCGCCAATTCTTGCATTCACCGCACCCTGGCAGGCCGGAGAGACTTACACCGCTTTCCCGTACCCTGCGAAAGGCACCTTTAATGCAGCTTCCCGTCTGGTTTGAGATCGGCTCGTTTGTCGTTCTCGGAATCATCCTGCTGATCGACCTCCTGTTGGTCGTCAAGCGTCCCCATGAACCTTCCATGAAAGAAGCCGGCCTGTGGGTCGCCTTCTATGTAGGACTGGCACTGCTCTTTGCCGTGGCCATGTTCATCTTTGCCGGTGCAGAGTATGGCGGCCAGTTCGTCGCCGGCTGGGTCACTGAGTACAGCCTGAGCATCGATAACCTGTTCGTTTTCATCATCATCATGGCCCGCTTCTCGGTGCCCCGTAAGTACCAGCAGGAAGTGCTGATGGTGGGCATCATCATCGCCCTGATCCTCCGCGGTATCTTCATCGCGCTGGGTGCCGTGGTCATCGAGCAGTTCAGCTGGGTCTTCTACATCTTCGGCGCCTTCCTGCTGTGGACTGCCTGGAAGCAGGCGAAGGACTCCGGCGAAGACGAGGAAGACACCGAGAACCCTCTCATTGCCCGCCTTCGCAGGGTCCTGCCGATGTCCGAAAAGTTCGACGGCAACAAGATCCGCACCACCGTGGACGGCAAGAAGGTCTTCACCCCCATGCTGATCGTCTTCATCACGATCGGCCTGACAGACCTCCTCTTCGCAGTGGACTCCATCCCGGCGATCTTCGGCCTGACGCAGAGCGCGTTCATCGTGTTCACCGCAAACATCTTCGCACTCATGGGCCTGCGCCAGCTGTACTTCCTCCTCGGTGGCCTCATGACCCGCCTGGTGTACCTCAAGCACGCACTGTCCGTCATCCTGGCGTTCATTGGCGTCAAGCTCGTCCTGCACGCCATGCACGTCAACGAGCTTCCGTTCATCAACGGCGGACAGCACATCGAATGGGCACCGGAGATCCCCACCTACGTTTCCTTGGCGGTCATCGTTGGAACGATCGTCGTTGCGGTTGTAGCCAGCCTCCTGAGCCCTGCAGCACGCCAGGCCAAGATCGATGCCCGGTTGGAAGAAGACGCACGAAAGAGCTTGAGCGAGGCAGAGTAACTCTCCTTGGAAAGTTGTAGTCTCGTGAAGTGACTACCACTTCAACTACGGCGCTGGACCCACAACGGGTTCAGCGCCGTACTGTTTTCCTGCTCAGTTCCGCACAACTTCTCAGCGGCGTCGGCAACGGAGCCACGCTCTCCATCGGATCGTTGCTGGCAGTGGACCTGTCAGGGTCAGAAGCGTGGGCCGGCTCCATCACCACAGTGCTGACACTGGCCGCAGCGATCGCGGCTCTTCCCCTGGCGCGGCTGGCAGAAACGCGGGGACGCCGGACAGGTTTGGTGACAGGACTGGTGGCCGCGATGATGGGGGCGCTCCTGGTTATTGCGTCCGTGGTGGGCCAGTCCTTCGTGCTGCTCTTGTTGGGCGCAGCTTTACTGGGTCTTGGAACCGCCGCGAACCTGCAGGCGAGGTTCGCCGCCGTCGACCTCGCTGACCCGGAGCACCGCGGACGGTCATTGTCCACCGTGGTCTGGGCCATCACCATTGGTGCTGTCGCCGGCCCCAACCTGATCCAGCCGGGTGCAGTGGTTGGGGAGGCACTCGGGCTGCCGCCCATTGCCGGCCCCTTCGTATTTTCTGCGGCCGGCCTGTTCCTTGCAGCCGTCCTGTTGTTTGCGGGCCTTCGCCCGGACCCCCTGGTGCTGTCCAGGCGGCTGGCATCCCAGGCAAACGGCGACGCAGGCGAGGGCGCGCTGCCCGTCAGGGGTACCATCCGTTCAGGATTGCGCGCCGTGCGCTCATCACCGTCGGCGATGCTGGCCCTGGCCGCCGTTGTGGCCGCGCACGGCGTCATGGTGGCCGTCATGTCCATGACGC includes the following:
- a CDS encoding polysaccharide deacetylase family protein, whose translation is MGDSTRRPVAGRRSVLLGMAGLASAALAACASVEGPSGAASPSVAPPTGPATPPPSIAAASSQQAAAALAPAAIATVPGKQQILAEFAGRRPSEWGLHITGVVNNSPSKHVALTFDACGGPGGTGCDHALLTTLRRLNVPATLFINSRWLHANPSLAAELAADPLFELANHGTLHQPLSVNGRSAYGIPGTANAAAAYDELMGNQALMRELDGSAPRFFRPGTAFYDDVAVEMTRRLGMLPVNFTINGDGGATYPAATVAAEVARAAAGDIVISHFNRPAAGTAEGYARALPGMLDRGATFARLGDVLTT
- the rpsA gene encoding 30S ribosomal protein S1, which gives rise to MTITSTEKPGTPVVAINDIGTAEDFLAAVDATIKYFNDGDLVEGTVVKVDRDEVLLDIGYKTEGVIPSRELSIKHDVDPGDVVAVGDQVEALVLTKEDKEGRLILSKKRAQYERAWGDIEKVKEEDGVVTGTVIEVVKGGLILDIGLRGFLPASLVEMRRVRDLAPYIGQQIEAKIIELDKNRNNVVLSRRAWLEQTQSEVRSTFLNKLEKGQVRPGVVSSIVNFGAFVDLGGVDGLVHVSELSWKHIDHPSEVVEVGQEVTVEVLEVDLDRERVSLSLKATQEDPWQTFARTHALGQVVPGKVTKLVPFGAFVRVEDGIEGLVHISELAVRHVELAEQVVSVGDELFVKVIDIDLERRRISLSLKQANEGVDADSTEFDPALYGMAAEYDEEGNYKYPEGFDPESNEWLEGYETQRAAWEQQYADAQTRWEAHKKQVAQHAADDAAAATSGESDSGTTSYSSEPAAAESNTGGGTLASDEALAALREKLTGN
- a CDS encoding YigZ family protein, which codes for MENEDDSRATTYTTLAVGPDFRHELEIRRSRFITVLRRSPDEQTARSLVNDLRREFHDARHHCSAFVIGPDRMIQRSSDDGEPSGTAGIPMLEALIKRETSPRVTDLSDVSVVVVRYFGGILLGAGGLVRAYSESVSAGLDEAPLVLRRRLRLCAIDVPHAEAGRLENELRGAGYVMADTGYEPQHTVLHLALPDEATAISEARARLASLTAGHLELRPQGTEWVDVRR
- the coaE gene encoding dephospho-CoA kinase, whose protein sequence is MLKIGLTGGIASGKSLVASRLRELGAILVDADLLAREVVEPGTPGLARVVEAFGPGILDSDGRLDRPKLGAIVFHDPSQREVLNGIIHPLVREAAGAIVSAAGPGYIVVQDIPLLVETGQGSNFHLVVVVDAPEPVRVQRMVDFRAMTPDDARARIAAQATREERNAAADVVLVNDGDREELLAKVEALWTDRLLPFARNLSQGTRAERHVGPVMTPYNSDWSRQADRLAARIAVAAPQQILAVDHVGSTSVPGLAAKDVIDLQVAVADLEAADLMANQLAAAGFPAIPGVNRDTPKPARPDPAEWQKRFHANADPGRPVNLHVRVAGSPGWRYALLFRDWLRSEPSATALYEAHKRTLAATFAGESGTAAYADAKEPWFTDVAWPLMDEWAKRTGWLPPSYLSSAEGKRGQ
- the uvrB gene encoding excinuclease ABC subunit UvrB; its protein translation is MSLAQEINRVVAPFEVISEFKPAGDQPTAIAELTERINNGEKDVVLLGATGTGKSATTAWLIEQVQRPTLVMVQNKTLAAQLANEFRELLPNNAVEYFVSYYDYYQPEAYVAQTDTFIEKDSSINEEVERLRHSATNALLTRRDVIVVATVSCIYGLGTPEEYIAGMVTLRKGAEMNRDHLLRKFVSMQYARNDMDFHRGTFRVRGDTVEIIPMYEELAIRIEFFGDEIENIQTLHPLTGEVLRDEEEMYVFPASHYVAGPERMARAIKRIEDELADRLKVLEGQNKLVEAQRLRMRTTYDLEMMQQMGFCNGIENYSVHIDGRNPGTAPHCLIDYFPDDFLLVVDESHVTIPQIGAMYEGDMSRKRNLVDFGFRLPSAMDNRPLKWDEFLERIGQTVYLSATPGKYELGKADGYVQQIIRPTGLIDPEVVVKPTKGQIDDLLGEIRTRTEKNERVLVTTLTKRMAEDLTDYLVGHGVKVEYLHSDVDTLRRVELLRELRMGVFDVLVGINLLREGLDLPEVSLVSILDADKEGFLRSSTSLIQTIGRAARNVSGQVHMYADRITDSMAHAIEETNRRRAIQVQYNTDHGIDPQPLRKKIADITDQLAKEDADTQELLNNNRLAKGGKRGKSAAKGAATVRQDGLAAAPAEDLVGLIEQLTEQMHGAAAELQFEVAARIRDEVKELKRELRQMQSAGHA
- a CDS encoding TerC family protein encodes the protein MQLPVWFEIGSFVVLGIILLIDLLLVVKRPHEPSMKEAGLWVAFYVGLALLFAVAMFIFAGAEYGGQFVAGWVTEYSLSIDNLFVFIIIMARFSVPRKYQQEVLMVGIIIALILRGIFIALGAVVIEQFSWVFYIFGAFLLWTAWKQAKDSGEDEEDTENPLIARLRRVLPMSEKFDGNKIRTTVDGKKVFTPMLIVFITIGLTDLLFAVDSIPAIFGLTQSAFIVFTANIFALMGLRQLYFLLGGLMTRLVYLKHALSVILAFIGVKLVLHAMHVNELPFINGGQHIEWAPEIPTYVSLAVIVGTIVVAVVASLLSPAARQAKIDARLEEDARKSLSEAE
- a CDS encoding MFS transporter, which produces MTTTSTTALDPQRVQRRTVFLLSSAQLLSGVGNGATLSIGSLLAVDLSGSEAWAGSITTVLTLAAAIAALPLARLAETRGRRTGLVTGLVAAMMGALLVIASVVGQSFVLLLLGAALLGLGTAANLQARFAAVDLADPEHRGRSLSTVVWAITIGAVAGPNLIQPGAVVGEALGLPPIAGPFVFSAAGLFLAAVLLFAGLRPDPLVLSRRLASQANGDAGEGALPVRGTIRSGLRAVRSSPSAMLALAAVVAAHGVMVAVMSMTPLHLQQLVGGSHAGHHGGTTDSEDALVIIGLTISLHIAGMFALSPLWGWLTDKAGRLQTIAMGHGLLLVAVFIAGFGQHEPGLVTAGLILLGLGWSAATISGSTLLAESVAPDARVTVQGVSDTLMGGAGAIGGATSGLLLAWIGYQGLNIASGALAAVVLVLTLVMAVRSARAQDAPSHQPPA